One Amaranthus tricolor cultivar Red isolate AtriRed21 chromosome 1, ASM2621246v1, whole genome shotgun sequence DNA window includes the following coding sequences:
- the LOC130800431 gene encoding F-box/LRR-repeat protein At3g03360-like isoform X1 → MREKRLPILSMDVSSKKCKKRGKRTSSHKKKSKKDRKIDLFSNLPDYLLHQILSHLHPKDAARTCILSKKWKQIWTSYNVLTFDVRHFGYRKKALKEHYKNVMDRLLSKDEDQIFSIQKFSLCFTNDTGLTVSHIKDLIVATIVRNVRELEIQLLSEAFSLPSCVMSGSSITALHLYNCILPSSFINLPRLQNLSLKNMTISPFMLQILINGCPVIEDLRLIQCAGLKTLFIGPLDRLRRVDIHKCCLLGEIVIEAPGLETFWYYSDKKRLCKMTLSACIGLKELTLDYPRMTDYMFHDQVMGFQKLEKLVLSSCNGLKRIRLFGNNWRKLVIRRCRNLKEVQIDAPNLTSLEFHGQRMPFFFRTRPSLKELLLASSSKAACNWDIWGDEACFLHKFLDYIDHDKGLKSMSLNQQDIVIYEDVRAMLLPLRHITKPHSIRISPCFQDLLDTALKESFWSPNLSIMSHCSSDFPEIIYKELNKGKTKPQCCGCFGNKCWRHYLKNISAENWIFESSEWSKDSAIKWQKTTLTLDWKH, encoded by the exons ATGCGTGAAAAGAGGTTACCGATCCTTTCTATGGATGTCTCGTCGAAGAAGTGTAAGAAAAGAGGCAAAAGGACCTCAAGCCATAAAAAGAAATCTAAAAAAGATCGTAAAATTGATCTCTTTTCGAACTTGCCTGATTATTTGCTTCATCAAATCCTTTCTCACCTTCACCCTAAAGATGCTGCGCGGACTTGCATTCTTTCCAAGAAATGGAAGCAAATATGGACCTCATATAATGTTTTGACTTTTGACGTGCGTCACTTTGGCTATAGGAAGAAAGCTTTAAAGGAACATTACAAGAATGTGATGGACCGGTTGCTTAGCAAGGATGAAGACCAAATTTTCAGTATCCAGAAGTTTAGTTTGTGTTTTACTAATGATACAGGATTAACAGTATCTCATATAAAGGATTTAATTGTTGCTACTATTGTAAGGAATGTTAGGGAACTTGAAATCCAACTCTTATCTGAGGCGTTCTCTTTACCTTCGTGTGTCATGTCTGGAAGTTCAATTACCGCATTGCACTTGTATAATTGCATTTTAccttcgtctttcataaatcttCCTCGTCTCCAGAACCTATCacttaagaatatgactataagcCCATtcatgttacaaatattgatcaaTGGTTGCCCTGTCATTGAGGACTTGAGGTTAATACAATGTGCCGGATTGAAAACACTGTTTATCGGCCCCCTTGATAGATTGAGGAGAGTTGATATACACAAGTGCTGTTTACTTGGTGAAATTGTAATTGAAGCGCCGGGGCTTGAGACTTTCTGGTATTACAGTGATAAGAAGAGACTATGTAAAATGACCTTATCAGCATGCATAGGTTTGAAGGAGCTTACACTGGACTATCCCAGGATGACTGATTACATGTTTCATGATCAAGTTATGGGATTCCAAAAGCTTGAGAAGTTGGTTCTTAGCAGCTGCAATGGGCTAAAGAGAATCCGCTTATTTGGGAACAATTGGAGGAAGTTAGTGATTAGAAGGTGCCGGAATTTGAAAGAGGTTCAAATTGATGCTCCAAACTTGACTTCACTTGAGTTTCATGGTCAAAGGATGCCATTCTTCTTCCGTACTCGTCCAAGCTTAAAGGAACTACTGCTTGCTTCATCATCAAAAGCCGCATGTAATTGGGATATCTGGGGAGATGAAGCATGTTTTCTACACAAATTCCTTGACTATATTGATCACGACAAAGGCCTGAAATCAATGAGTCTGAACCAACAG GATATAGTCATTTATGAAGATGTCAGGGCAATGCTTCTTCCTTTGCGCCATATAACCAAGCCACATTCAATTCGAATATCTCCGTGCTTTCAGGATTTGCTTGATACTGCATTAAAGGAATCATTTTGGTCACCAAATCTATCTATAATGTCCCATTGCAGCAGTGACTTTCCAGAG ATTATATACAAAGAATTGaacaaaggaaaaacaaaaccCCAGTGCTGCGGATGCTTTGGGAACAAATGTTGGCGACATTACTTGAAGAATATATCTGCTGAGAACTGGATTTTTGAGTCGAGTGAGTGGTCTAAAGATTCCGCCATTAAATGGCAGAAAACAACGCTTACATTGGATTGGAAACATTGA
- the LOC130800453 gene encoding probable U3 small nucleolar RNA-associated protein 7 → MHSQLDDDVNLKYLRGEGPDLEVLKDKKLKGQLGVNEGLFKRSAKVAEKADELLRPLPSDGGFLEPDGIEKTWNVKQQDLISGVDILSLKNLYDMVLPDLGPYNLDFTPNGRYMALAGRKGHLGLLDVKNMSLIKEFQVRETVRDVVFLHNELFFAAAQKKYPYIYNRDGVELHCLKEHGAVSKLQFLRHHFLLASINKFGQLHYQDITMGGMIANYRTGLGRTDVMQVNPYNGVIGLGHSNGSVTMWKCTSPNPVVKMLTHHGPVTALAFHPNGHLMATAGMERKIKLWDLRKFEVLQTMPGHAKSLDFSQKGLLAASTGSFLQVLRDASGSQNYTRYMSHSMAKGYQIQNVSFRPYEDVLGIGHSMGWSSILIPGSGEPNFDSMVANPYEIPKQRREKEIRSLLEKLPPESIMLDPKKIGTVKAPRKKDKPTRKEREEDMEAAVEAAKGIVLKNKTKGRNKAGKRAKKKQEIVEKTKRRFVEQNIKENEEISRKKRQRISEEATELPKSLQRFAKRKAA, encoded by the exons ATGCACTCTCAGTTGGATGATGATGTAAATTTGAAGTATCTTAGAGGGGAGGGTCCTGACTTGGag GTTTTGAAAGATAAGAAATTGAAAGGGCAGCTTGGTGTTAATGAAGGGTTGTTTAAACGTTCTGCTAAGGTTGCAGAAAAGGCGGATGAG TTGCTTAGGCCCTTGCCGTCAGATGGTGGTTTTTTAGAGCCAGATGGTATAGAAAAGACATGGAATGTAAAACAACAGGACCTCATATCTGGTGTTGATATTCTAAGCTTAAAGAACCTTTATGACATGGTGTTACCAG ATCTTGGTCCATACAATCTTGATTTTACCCCTAATGGACGTTATATGGCACTTGCGGGTCGCAAAGGACACTTGGGTCTCCTTGATGTGAAAAATATGAGCCTGATTAAGGAATTTCAG gtGCGGGAAACTGTAAGGGATGTCGTGTTCTTGCACAATGAATTATTTTTTGCTGCCGCACAAAAGAA GTACCCATATATATACAACAGGGATGGTGTGGAGCTTCATTGTTTGAAG GAACACGGGGCTGTTTCAAAACTTCAATTTCTGAGGCATCACTTCCTTTTGGCATCCATTAATAAATTTGGGCAGCTTCATTATCAAGACATCACAATGGGTGGGATGATAGCTAACTACCGGACTGGTTTGGGCCGTACAGATGTAATGCAGGTAAATCCTTACAATGGTGTCATTGGCTTGGGACATTCCAATGGCTCAGTTACCATGTGGAAATGTACAAGCCCCAACCCTGTCGTGAAAATGCTCACCCATCACGGACCAGTAACTGCACTGGCCTTCCACCCAAACGGACATCTTATGGCAACTGCGggaatggaaagaaaaatcaaattatgGGATCTAAGAAAATTTGAGGTTCTTCAAACAATGCCAGGTCATGCGAAGTCTTTGGATTTCAGCCAAAAAGGTTTGCTTGCCGCTTCAACAGGATCATTTTTACAAGTATTAAGAGATGCTTCAGGTTCTCAGAATTACACTCGTTATATGAGCCACTCTATGGCGAAAGGGTATCAGATACAGAATGTTTCATTTCGGCCATATGAAGATGTTCTTGGAATAGGACATTCAATGGGATGGTCATCTATCCTGATCCCAGGTTCTGGAGAACCAAACTTTGACTCAATGGTAGCTAATCCTTATGAAATACCGAAGCAGAGGCGTGAAAAGGAGATACGATCCCTCTTAGAGAAGCTTCCTCCAGAGTCCATTATGTTGGATCCTAAGAAAATCGGGACTGTAAAAGCCCCGAGGAAGAAAGATAAGCCAACACGGAAAGAGAGAGAAGAAGATATGGAAGCAGCTGTTGAAGCGGCCAAAGGAATAGTGTTGAAGAACAAAACCAAAGGTAGAAATAAGGCTGGTAAAAGAGCGAAGAAGAAGCAAGAGATTGTTGAGAAAACAAAGAGGCGATTCGTTGAACAAAAcattaaagaaaatgaagagaTATCGAGAAAGAAAAGGCAAAGAATCAGCGAGGAGGCAACAGAGCTACCGAAATCGTTGCAGCGATTCGCTAAGAGGAAAGCTGCATAA
- the LOC130800431 gene encoding F-box/LRR-repeat protein At3g03360-like isoform X3 — MREKRLPILSMDVSSKKCKKRGKRTSSHKKKSKKDRKIDLFSNLPDYLLHQILSHLHPKDAARTCILSKKWKQIWTSYNVLTFDVRHFGYRKKALKEHYKNVMDRLLSKDEDQIFSIQKFSLCFTNDTGLTVSHIKDLIVATIVRNVRELEIQLLSEAFSLPSCVMSGSSITALHLYNCILPSSFINLPRLQNLSLKNMTISPFMLQILINGCPVIEDLRLIQCAGLKTLFIGPLDRLRRVDIHKCCLLGEIVIEAPGLETFWYYSDKKRLCKMTLSACIGLKELTLDYPRMTDYMFHDQVMGFQKLEKLVLSSCNGLKRIRLFGNNWRKLVIRRCRNLKEVQIDAPNLTSLEFHGQRMPFFFRTRPSLKELLLASSSKAACNWDIWGDEACFLHKFLDYIDHDKGLKSMSLNQQDIVIYEDVRAMLLPLRHITKPHSIRISPCFQDLLDTALKESFWSPNLSIMSHCSSDFPEF, encoded by the exons ATGCGTGAAAAGAGGTTACCGATCCTTTCTATGGATGTCTCGTCGAAGAAGTGTAAGAAAAGAGGCAAAAGGACCTCAAGCCATAAAAAGAAATCTAAAAAAGATCGTAAAATTGATCTCTTTTCGAACTTGCCTGATTATTTGCTTCATCAAATCCTTTCTCACCTTCACCCTAAAGATGCTGCGCGGACTTGCATTCTTTCCAAGAAATGGAAGCAAATATGGACCTCATATAATGTTTTGACTTTTGACGTGCGTCACTTTGGCTATAGGAAGAAAGCTTTAAAGGAACATTACAAGAATGTGATGGACCGGTTGCTTAGCAAGGATGAAGACCAAATTTTCAGTATCCAGAAGTTTAGTTTGTGTTTTACTAATGATACAGGATTAACAGTATCTCATATAAAGGATTTAATTGTTGCTACTATTGTAAGGAATGTTAGGGAACTTGAAATCCAACTCTTATCTGAGGCGTTCTCTTTACCTTCGTGTGTCATGTCTGGAAGTTCAATTACCGCATTGCACTTGTATAATTGCATTTTAccttcgtctttcataaatcttCCTCGTCTCCAGAACCTATCacttaagaatatgactataagcCCATtcatgttacaaatattgatcaaTGGTTGCCCTGTCATTGAGGACTTGAGGTTAATACAATGTGCCGGATTGAAAACACTGTTTATCGGCCCCCTTGATAGATTGAGGAGAGTTGATATACACAAGTGCTGTTTACTTGGTGAAATTGTAATTGAAGCGCCGGGGCTTGAGACTTTCTGGTATTACAGTGATAAGAAGAGACTATGTAAAATGACCTTATCAGCATGCATAGGTTTGAAGGAGCTTACACTGGACTATCCCAGGATGACTGATTACATGTTTCATGATCAAGTTATGGGATTCCAAAAGCTTGAGAAGTTGGTTCTTAGCAGCTGCAATGGGCTAAAGAGAATCCGCTTATTTGGGAACAATTGGAGGAAGTTAGTGATTAGAAGGTGCCGGAATTTGAAAGAGGTTCAAATTGATGCTCCAAACTTGACTTCACTTGAGTTTCATGGTCAAAGGATGCCATTCTTCTTCCGTACTCGTCCAAGCTTAAAGGAACTACTGCTTGCTTCATCATCAAAAGCCGCATGTAATTGGGATATCTGGGGAGATGAAGCATGTTTTCTACACAAATTCCTTGACTATATTGATCACGACAAAGGCCTGAAATCAATGAGTCTGAACCAACAG GATATAGTCATTTATGAAGATGTCAGGGCAATGCTTCTTCCTTTGCGCCATATAACCAAGCCACATTCAATTCGAATATCTCCGTGCTTTCAGGATTTGCTTGATACTGCATTAAAGGAATCATTTTGGTCACCAAATCTATCTATAATGTCCCATTGCAGCAGTGACTTTCCAGAG TTCTAG
- the LOC130800412 gene encoding IAA-amino acid hydrolase ILR1-like 4: MGFFRWVYTLFTLQCLFVKPFLSESFSSSIELQEIPKYFLNQTLKAEVFDWMVNIRRKLHENPELGFEEFETSKLIREELDKLGISYKYPLAVTGVLGFIGTGKPPFVALRADMDALPIQEMVEWEHKSRVPGKMHACGHDAHVAMLLGAARILQENQHKLEGTVILVFQPGEEGYGGAKKMIEAGALENVEAIFALHINSELPVGQVSSRPGPLLAGTGFFQAVINGKGGHAAIPHHSVDPILAASNVIVSLQHIVSREADPLDSQVVTVGKFQGGGAFNVIPDSVTIGGTFRALLKDSLLHLKQRIGEVITSQAAVQRCTATVDFFDEENFYPPTINDENLHAFFSRVAMDMLGSDNVKEAKPLTGSEDFAFYQEVIPGYFFFVGLKNESRGITGSEHNPKFMVNEDVLPFGASLHASLAVRYLIENEAKTPIEDRIHHDEL, translated from the exons ATGGGTTTTTTCAGGTGGGTATATACTCTATTCACTCTTCAATGCTTATTTGTGAAACCCTTTTTATCCGAGTCATTTTCATCCTCAATTGAGCTTCAAGAGATCCCAAAATACTTCTTGAATCAAACCCTGAAAGCTGAAGTCTTTGATTGGATGGTGAATATTAGAAGGAAATTACATGAAAACCCTGAACTTGGATTTGAGGAATTTGAAACTAGTAAACTTATTAGAGAAGAATTGGATAAATTGGGCATTTCTTACAAATACCCACTTGCTGTTACTGGTGTTCTTGGTTTTATTGGAACTGGAAAACCTCCATTTGTTGCTTTGAGGGCTGATATGGATGCCCTCCCTATTCAG GAAATGGTGGAGTGGGAGCACAAGAGTAGAGTACCTGGAAAAATGCATGCTTGTGGGCATGATGCTCATGTTGCTATGCTGCTCGGTGCTGCGAGGATCCTTCAAGAGAATCAACACAAGTTAGAG GGAACAGTTATTCTGGTGTTTCAACCAGGGGAAGAAGGATATGGAGGCGCCAAGAAAATGATCGAGGCTGGAGCACTAGAGAACGTCGAGGCCATATTTGCTTTGCATATTAATTCTGAATTACCTGTGGGGCAAGTTTCCTCGAGGCCTGGCCCACTCTTGGCTGGAACCGGATTCTTTCAGGCTGTAATCAATGGAAAAGGTGGCCATGCTGCTATTCCTCATCACTCAGTGGACCCGATATTGGCAGCTTCGAATGTGATTGTTAGCTTGCAACATATTGTTTCTCGTGAGGCTGATCCCCTTGATTCGCAA GTTGTGACAGTAGGGAAATTTCAAGGGGGCGGTGCCTTCAATGTAATTCCAGATTCAGTCACTATTGGTGGTACATTCAGAGCTTTGTTAAAAGATAGTCTTTTACATCTTAAACAGAGAATCGGAGAG GTTATAACAAGCCAAGCAGCTGTGCAACGGTGCACAGCAACTGTTGATTTCTTTGATGAAGAAAACTTCTACCCACCAACGATAAACGATGAAAACTTGCACGCCTTCTTCAGCAGAGTTGCTATGGATATGCTTGGCTCCGATAATGTGAAAGAAGCCAAGCCTCTAACTGGATCTGAGGATTTTGCGTTTTATCAGGAAGTTATTCCGGGTTACTTCTTCTTTGTTGGTCTGAAAAATGAGTCGCGTGGTATAACAGGCTCAGAGCATAACCCCAAGTTTATGGTTAATGAAGATGTGCTTCCTTTTGGTGCGTCTCTTCATGCATCTCTCGCTGTGAGATACCTAATTGAAAACGAAGCAAAAACACCAATAGAAGATAGAATACATCATGATGAACTATAA
- the LOC130800431 gene encoding F-box/LRR-repeat protein At3g03360-like isoform X2, with amino-acid sequence MREKRLPILSMDVSSKKCKKRGKRTSSHKKKSKKDRKIDLFSNLPDYLLHQILSHLHPKDAARTCILSKKWKQIWTSYNVLTFDVRHFGYRKKALKEHYKNVMDRLLSKDEDQIFSIQKFSLCFTNDTGLTVSHIKDLIVATIVRNVRELEIQLLSEAFSLPSCVMSGSSITALHLYNCILPSSFINLPRLQNLSLKNMTISPFMLQILINGCPVIEDLRLIQCAGLKTLFIGPLDRLRRVDIHKCCLLGEIVIEAPGLETFWYYSDKKRLCKMTLSACIGLKELTLDYPRMTDYMFHDQVMGFQKLEKLVLSSCNGLKRIRLFGNNWRKLVIRRCRNLKEVQIDAPNLTSLEFHGQRMPFFFRTRPSLKELLLASSSKAACNWDIWGDEACFLHKFLDYIDHDKGLKSMSLNQQDLLDTALKESFWSPNLSIMSHCSSDFPEIIYKELNKGKTKPQCCGCFGNKCWRHYLKNISAENWIFESSEWSKDSAIKWQKTTLTLDWKH; translated from the exons ATGCGTGAAAAGAGGTTACCGATCCTTTCTATGGATGTCTCGTCGAAGAAGTGTAAGAAAAGAGGCAAAAGGACCTCAAGCCATAAAAAGAAATCTAAAAAAGATCGTAAAATTGATCTCTTTTCGAACTTGCCTGATTATTTGCTTCATCAAATCCTTTCTCACCTTCACCCTAAAGATGCTGCGCGGACTTGCATTCTTTCCAAGAAATGGAAGCAAATATGGACCTCATATAATGTTTTGACTTTTGACGTGCGTCACTTTGGCTATAGGAAGAAAGCTTTAAAGGAACATTACAAGAATGTGATGGACCGGTTGCTTAGCAAGGATGAAGACCAAATTTTCAGTATCCAGAAGTTTAGTTTGTGTTTTACTAATGATACAGGATTAACAGTATCTCATATAAAGGATTTAATTGTTGCTACTATTGTAAGGAATGTTAGGGAACTTGAAATCCAACTCTTATCTGAGGCGTTCTCTTTACCTTCGTGTGTCATGTCTGGAAGTTCAATTACCGCATTGCACTTGTATAATTGCATTTTAccttcgtctttcataaatcttCCTCGTCTCCAGAACCTATCacttaagaatatgactataagcCCATtcatgttacaaatattgatcaaTGGTTGCCCTGTCATTGAGGACTTGAGGTTAATACAATGTGCCGGATTGAAAACACTGTTTATCGGCCCCCTTGATAGATTGAGGAGAGTTGATATACACAAGTGCTGTTTACTTGGTGAAATTGTAATTGAAGCGCCGGGGCTTGAGACTTTCTGGTATTACAGTGATAAGAAGAGACTATGTAAAATGACCTTATCAGCATGCATAGGTTTGAAGGAGCTTACACTGGACTATCCCAGGATGACTGATTACATGTTTCATGATCAAGTTATGGGATTCCAAAAGCTTGAGAAGTTGGTTCTTAGCAGCTGCAATGGGCTAAAGAGAATCCGCTTATTTGGGAACAATTGGAGGAAGTTAGTGATTAGAAGGTGCCGGAATTTGAAAGAGGTTCAAATTGATGCTCCAAACTTGACTTCACTTGAGTTTCATGGTCAAAGGATGCCATTCTTCTTCCGTACTCGTCCAAGCTTAAAGGAACTACTGCTTGCTTCATCATCAAAAGCCGCATGTAATTGGGATATCTGGGGAGATGAAGCATGTTTTCTACACAAATTCCTTGACTATATTGATCACGACAAAGGCCTGAAATCAATGAGTCTGAACCAACAG GATTTGCTTGATACTGCATTAAAGGAATCATTTTGGTCACCAAATCTATCTATAATGTCCCATTGCAGCAGTGACTTTCCAGAG ATTATATACAAAGAATTGaacaaaggaaaaacaaaaccCCAGTGCTGCGGATGCTTTGGGAACAAATGTTGGCGACATTACTTGAAGAATATATCTGCTGAGAACTGGATTTTTGAGTCGAGTGAGTGGTCTAAAGATTCCGCCATTAAATGGCAGAAAACAACGCTTACATTGGATTGGAAACATTGA
- the LOC130800431 gene encoding F-box/LRR-repeat protein At3g58900-like isoform X4, with amino-acid sequence MREKRLPILSMDVSSKKCKKRGKRTSSHKKKSKKDRKIDLFSNLPDYLLHQILSHLHPKDAARTCILSKKWKQIWTSYNVLTFDVRHFGYRKKALKEHYKNVMDRLLSKDEDQIFSIQKFSLCFTNDTGLTVSHIKDLIVATIVRNVRELEIQLLSEAFSLPSCVMSGSSITALHLYNCILPSSFINLPRLQNLSLKNMTISPFMLQILINGCPVIEDLRLIQCAGLKTLFIGPLDRLRRVDIHKCCLLGEIVIEAPGLETFWYYSDKKRLCKMTLSACIGLKELTLDYPRMTDYMFHDQVMGFQKLEKLVLSSCNGLKRIRLFGNNWRKLVIRRCRNLKEVQIDAPNLTSLEFHGQRMPFFFRTRPSLKELLLASSSKAACNWDIWGDEACFLHKFLDYIDHDKGLKSMSLNQQDLLDTALKESFWSPNLSIMSHCSSDFPEF; translated from the exons ATGCGTGAAAAGAGGTTACCGATCCTTTCTATGGATGTCTCGTCGAAGAAGTGTAAGAAAAGAGGCAAAAGGACCTCAAGCCATAAAAAGAAATCTAAAAAAGATCGTAAAATTGATCTCTTTTCGAACTTGCCTGATTATTTGCTTCATCAAATCCTTTCTCACCTTCACCCTAAAGATGCTGCGCGGACTTGCATTCTTTCCAAGAAATGGAAGCAAATATGGACCTCATATAATGTTTTGACTTTTGACGTGCGTCACTTTGGCTATAGGAAGAAAGCTTTAAAGGAACATTACAAGAATGTGATGGACCGGTTGCTTAGCAAGGATGAAGACCAAATTTTCAGTATCCAGAAGTTTAGTTTGTGTTTTACTAATGATACAGGATTAACAGTATCTCATATAAAGGATTTAATTGTTGCTACTATTGTAAGGAATGTTAGGGAACTTGAAATCCAACTCTTATCTGAGGCGTTCTCTTTACCTTCGTGTGTCATGTCTGGAAGTTCAATTACCGCATTGCACTTGTATAATTGCATTTTAccttcgtctttcataaatcttCCTCGTCTCCAGAACCTATCacttaagaatatgactataagcCCATtcatgttacaaatattgatcaaTGGTTGCCCTGTCATTGAGGACTTGAGGTTAATACAATGTGCCGGATTGAAAACACTGTTTATCGGCCCCCTTGATAGATTGAGGAGAGTTGATATACACAAGTGCTGTTTACTTGGTGAAATTGTAATTGAAGCGCCGGGGCTTGAGACTTTCTGGTATTACAGTGATAAGAAGAGACTATGTAAAATGACCTTATCAGCATGCATAGGTTTGAAGGAGCTTACACTGGACTATCCCAGGATGACTGATTACATGTTTCATGATCAAGTTATGGGATTCCAAAAGCTTGAGAAGTTGGTTCTTAGCAGCTGCAATGGGCTAAAGAGAATCCGCTTATTTGGGAACAATTGGAGGAAGTTAGTGATTAGAAGGTGCCGGAATTTGAAAGAGGTTCAAATTGATGCTCCAAACTTGACTTCACTTGAGTTTCATGGTCAAAGGATGCCATTCTTCTTCCGTACTCGTCCAAGCTTAAAGGAACTACTGCTTGCTTCATCATCAAAAGCCGCATGTAATTGGGATATCTGGGGAGATGAAGCATGTTTTCTACACAAATTCCTTGACTATATTGATCACGACAAAGGCCTGAAATCAATGAGTCTGAACCAACAG GATTTGCTTGATACTGCATTAAAGGAATCATTTTGGTCACCAAATCTATCTATAATGTCCCATTGCAGCAGTGACTTTCCAGAG TTCTAG